From Bubalus bubalis isolate 160015118507 breed Murrah chromosome 17, NDDB_SH_1, whole genome shotgun sequence:
GCCCTGATGGGGAAGGAAGGAGCGTCCTGCTGACTCCAGGAGTGGGGATTTGGGCTCTGGGAACTTAACATGGAGGTTGTGGGGTGTGAGGGAAAGCTACAGGTGGAGACTTAAGCAGAAAACTTGGCCTTAGCAGTGAGGGAGGTGGTGTGGACCAATTTCTGCCTCTTTCAGCCTTGTTGGGACAGGGATCTGGGGCTGAGCTGCTGGGACCTGGTGCACACCGGGTTCAGCACCCTCTGTCCCACACCCCCTCCCTGATGCCCTTATTTAGTGTTGGCCCCTGTGTGCAGGAGGGACAGGGGATAGCTCCTCACAGGAGACCACAAGGGGAAGGTTCAGGGACCACCTGCTGACCTGCAACCCTGGACAGCAGCCCCCTCTCCAGcctgttttcttctctcagaGACACCAGGTTGAGGCTTCAAGGATCGTGTAGGTAATAGCTTAGTGTGGGGCCTGGCACGTAGTAGGCGCTCAAGAAACGGTGTGTGCCTTTGGTGGATGCGGAGCAGAGCCAGCGCAGTACagcgacttgcccaaggtcacacagccgggCCGGATCCGATCCAGCCGGCGGGTTTGCGAGGAGCCAGCTTGGGGGAGCGATGTTTGGAGGAGCGGGCGCGGACGTGGGCGGGAAGGGAGTTCTATTTTGGAGCGGATGACAGCGCGGAACGCAGGGGGGGCTGGGTCCCTCCCTGGGCTCCCCGAGTCCCAGTCACCTTCCTGCGACCCTTCCCGGGAGGGGCGTCCCGGGCGGGTAGGGGGGAGCGGGAGGGGCGGGCAGGCGGTTACCTCATCGCCGCCTCCGGGAGGCTCCACTCGCTGCTCACTGCTCGCTAGCGCGGCCGGCTGGGGCGGCGACTCCGGGCGCCGGAGCGAGAGAAGGACGGAGGGACTGAGGCGCCGAGAGGCAGCGCCGCCCCCTTCATCCTGCTCCGCCGCGGGACCCGCGAGGCGAGGAGGTCCAACCTCGGTGCCCCGTGCTGTCGCCGGCGCCTCCAGTGGCGCTGCGGGGCCGAGGCCGTGTCTGCGCGCGGCGCGCTCGGTCAGTTCTCTCCTGAGCTTGGCACTCACCGGAGCTGCTTGTGCGTCCGCCGTCCGCCTGCTCGGCTGTCTGTCTCCCCTGTACCACCAGCTCCGACCTCCAGCCTGGCCTCCCCGGGCCCCCGGTGCTCCAAGGGGCGATGAGGAGCGCGGCGGGGCTGGGGCGCACGGGGCAGGGCGCGCCGGGCGCACAGAGCGGCTCTGGCCCATGAGGCTTCCCAGAGCGGGGCGCAGCAGCAAGCGCGGGCCATGGGGGGCAGCCTGCGGGTGGCGGTGCTGGGCGCTCCGGGCGTGGGCAAGACGGCCATCATCCGCCAGTTCCTGTTCGGTGACTACCCCGAGCGCCACAGGCCCACGGACGGGCCGCGCCTCTACCGGCCCGCGGTGCTGCTCGACGGCGCCGTCTACGACCTGAGCATCCGCGACGGCGACGGTGCTGGCCCCGGTCAGAGCCCCGGGGGGCAAGAGGTAGTGGActgaggggtgggcaggggcctgTGACAGCATGTGGGCGGATGCTCGGTACACACGTGCGTGTCCGCGTGGACGGCCCGGGGGTACCCGACTGTCCATGGACTGAAGGATCAATGTGTGTCCTGGCATTGGTGGTTTTCACCTCTTCTGCCGGTATACAGTTGCCCCAGCTCAGACCCAAAACCCGGCGATTTTGCAGAGTGGCTTTTTCTCGCTTGCTTAAATTGCTATTTCTCTGCCTCCGCTGGTGGGTGGGGATTAGTGCACGGGGGAGCGTGGTCCTGCCTCCCTGAGAGTGAGTGTTCCGTGTCTGGAGCCACGAGCAGAGCCGCAGTGGGAGAGGTTGAAGCCAGACACCGGGGTGTCCGTTCTGAGGGCATCATTCTCTGCTCCCTCATTCCTATGACCTGCAGCCAAGACTTGTTTAATAATTTTGCAAAGTCCAGGGCAGACTTTTAATCCTTGGGAGTTGATGCGTTCaagaagtgaagaggaaagagCAGGCAGGATTAAGCAGGGCTTCCTGGTGAGGGTGGCATTTGGGCTGAACCGGGACGGATGAGTGAAATTTTGATTAGAAGAAGCGGCGGAAGCATTTCCAGGTGCAAAGAGCAGCGTGTGCTTCGGCCGAACTCCTAAGTGTGTACAGCTGCCGTTAATCGGTGGTCTCCGCAGGCTCAGGAACACGGGACCAGGCTCGGAGGCAGGAACTGCTCCTGAGGGCgcccggggaggggcggggcctggcctGAAAGAAGGAAACCATGGGAAACAGAGGAAGGGGCGAGGAAGGAGACAGGCCTCAGGGGAGAGGAGACCCAGAGAGAAGAAGGGCTGGACGCTGACTGGCTTCAGGCACGGTTTTAAAAGGTATACCCCAGCGGCCATAAGGACAGTAAGGCCCAGGGAGCTTGCGGGAGAGGGCCACAGACCAGGAGAAGGACCGAGGCTTGAGCGTGAACTGTGTGGGTTTCGCGTCAAGGCTCGTTGGAGAAGGTCTGGACGCGGGAGAGCAAGAAGAGGGCTTACGGCAAACTCTGGCCTCCTGCCCCCCAGGAGTGGCCGGACCCTAAAGACTGGAGCTTGCAGGACACGGACGCCTTCGTGCTTGTCTACGATATCTGCAGCCCGGacagctttgactatgtgaagGCGCTGCGGCAGCGCATCGCGGAGACCAGGTAAGGTGCACCGCTCGGGTTGCGTGTTAGACGGCGGGGAGTGTTTGTGGGTCTGGCTGGGCCTTTTTTCCCCAGAGGTGAGTGGGTGGGCTCTTCCGCCGTCCTGGGCCAGGTCTCAGGCCTTTTCGGGCCTGGCCTCTAGCCCTAAGCGGTCTTTGGTCCTGGGTCTTTGTGGGTCTGGTGTTTGCTAGGGGTTCTCTGGGTGCAGGAAAGTATGCTCCTTAGTGCGTATATAACCACTGGAGGGATTCTCCAGCCATGGGGGTCCCAGGCACTGCGACCTTCATCCTCCTTTGGCCTCCAGGCCGGCGGGCGCACCTGAAGCGCCCATTCTCGTGGTGGGAAACAAGCGGGACCGGCAGCGGCTGCGGTTCGGGCCTCGGCGCGCACTGGCTGCCCTAGTGCGCAGGGGCTGGCGCTGCGGATACCTCGAGTGCTCCGCCAAGTACAATTGGCACGTGCTGCGACTCTTCCGGGAGCTGCTGCACTGCGCGCTCGTGCGCGCACGCCCTGCACATCCGGCTCTGCGCCTGCAGGGGGCGCTGCACCCGGCGCGCTGCAGCCTCATGTGATCGAATTGGAAAAACGCCGCTTACGGCAGGGAGGGGCCTTCTAGTTAACTGGAACAACCGGGGACTCGGATTGGACGAGATTGCCCAACTTCTCTTGGATTGGACAGGACAGTCTCCTCCCTGATTGGCTGAGGAACGCTCCCGCCCAGTGTCCTGGGGCGACAGGGTTTTCTTTGAACCTCATTGGGTCCAGCAGGCCCCATTGGACAAATTAGTCCTTTCTGGGAGCTCATTGGGTCACAATCCGACTGGATGAAAAGGACTTGGCTATGAATCTGATTGGACACGCTCAGACTGCTCTTGGAGTTTCATTGGACCAACTGTTAAGTCACACCTCTCGGGAGGAAATAAAGGGGAAGCAAGGTGCCCCTGGCATTTCTGGAATGGCAAGATAATCTTGGGGAatgccctgatggtccagtggttaagactccaagcttccactgaaggggcatgagttcgatccctggttagggaactaacaTCTCTCATGCCTCACAAAGtggctaaaaaataaattttgtgcttcccaggtggcgctagtggtaaagaacctgtctgcccaTGCAGAAGATGTACACCTAAAGGTCAGGGCTGACAGGCACTGCCCTCTCGCAGCTGACTCCAGAGTTCCAACCTGTAATGAGGGTTCTCAAATGGATGTGACGGCCCCAAGGCTGGGTCTCCAAGACGCAGACACAAGTAGCTGGAAGAAAACTTTACTGTCAGGCTCTGCAGGGCCACGGGACCTCAGGAAGGGTCCTTACTGGGCTGGCCCAGCCTCCTCTAAGGCATTCAATAACATTAGTAATTAAATAGCAATGCTCATCCCCCAAGCGGAATGTACACCAGAAGTCCCATTGTGCCATGTGGTCCCGAGGGGTCTGGTCCCATGAGGTCTGGTCCCCAAGAGGCAGGGGCACTCCCTGATGCAGAGGGGTTAAGGCCACAAAGGAGAAGGGACAGGGGACTGGGGGCAGCTGGGCTGGTCCGTCACATCCAGGAATCCGGCTCGGTCTTCGGGCTGACTGAGCGCAGGGCATGCCAGGTCCCGGACCCCGTGGGTCCAGGTGGGTGGCGGGGGCCCCTTGGTGTGGGGATGCGTGAGGGTTTCCGGTCTGGCTGTGTGTCCATCCGGCCTCGTGCCCAGGTCCTTAGGGGCTCTGGGCCGGCCAGAGGACTCCCGGGTGCATCTGGTGGGCCCCCTACACCGGGGCAGGGGCTGCCCTCATCGGAAGAGCTGGACAGGGCTGGGCCTCGGGCCCCGGGCAGCCCATTGGCCATCCTGCCAGAGTCCCCGGGTTGGCCACACTTGCCACCCAGGACGCTGAGGGACgaagaggaggagctggaggaacaGTAGGCTGAGTCAGGAGCTGGAGGGTCTGGGGCCCGAATTGGGTCAGGGGCTGGTCCACTGGGGgtcccaccagcagcagcagcctcaaggGCTCGGGCGTTGGCTAGGAACTCCTCTTCCAGGCGCCGAAACAGTTGCTGTTCCTGCTTTGGGTCAAGCTGCAGGGGTGTGCGGAAGACACTGGCCGGGATTGTGCTCAACTCTGGACTGGGGCTGGGGACCCTGGGAGCTGCAGGGCTGCGGGCACGGGGAGTGCGGGGGCTGCTTCTGCCCGAGCCCCCACTGCCTCTGCCCCGCGGCACCCAGGAGTGCTGCCCGTCTCGGTCCCGACGCACCAGCAGCACTGTCTGCTCTTCACGGCTCTGACTCCGGGCCCgccgggcagggctgggggccgaCAGctggcctcccctgcctcctggggcccCACGCGGCCGCCCCCGATCCAGCCGGTCCCGGGACTGGCTGCGCGGGGCGGGAGGCCGTCTCGGGGAGGCCGGGGTGCCCGTGGTCACCCGCCGGCTGGGACGCTCCCGCCGGGGGCCAGTGCCTAAGTCTTCACTGCGGGCACCAAGGGGGCCGCTCTGGGCCGAGGAGGCTGAGGAATCGCTGTCCCCAGAGTAACGGCGGGAGCGGGGATGGGGGGGCAGCTGGTCCCGGGCCCTGGGGCAGgggaacaagagagagagaagtggggCAAGGCAGAGAGACCCGGCGCACagaaagggtggggaggggaaggaacagGCAGACGCATGGCTGCGGGCGAGACACCTGTGGTGGTGGCGGGGGTGCCAAGGGTTTCTGTCCGTCCTGGGGACTTCCAGGGAGAAGTGAGAGATTCTGCCACAGCTTCTCGCAGCCAGGGCCACCCTCCGCCACCCCACCCCAAGGCAGCGGAAGAAGCAAGGCCCCAAGCTCCCCGCTCCTCAAGCCTCCAGCTTCCTGGGCAGGCCAGAGGGAAGCTGGGTTGGATTGGCGGCCACCCAGCCCCCAGGGCCCGCCCAGCTGTGTTGTTCTGGTGCTTGGGTTGCCATGGAGATGGGAAGCcaggcccacccccacccacgGGAACCTTTCCCAGGGTGTGAGTCACTGCAGGCAGCGCCATCCAGGCCAGGGCgggcgccccacccccaccccctggacCGTGGTCCCAAGTCCTCTCTCCTCTCACCTGAGTGGGGTCTCGGGCCCCTCCTTCGAGCTGCGTAAGCCAATGGGTGTCACCTCTGGGCGGGAGCCCCGGCGCTCGCCCCCTGGGGCTGGGCTACCAGCTCGGGGGCTGAGGCTGGGTGACACTCGCTGCGGGGAGAAGGTGCGGGTCCTGGGCTGGGGCGGGCGGTGGGCTGCAGGGAGAGAGGGTGGGTGCCGTGTGAGGGGCGGGGCCGCAGAGGTGCACGCCCCCGCGttcccgccccgcccccgagcCTGGACACTGACCCGCGGAGGAGCAGCGGCACGGGTCGTGCTTGTCCAGGTAGTGCTCCAGCGTGTCCCAGCCGCCTCCCACACGCACCATCACGTGGCTCCTCAGCACCTGTGGGAGCCCGGCGAGCGCAGGTCACCGCGCGTCCCACCCGCCTCCCAGGCTCTGCCTGCTCGGGGAGCCCCTCTCTCTCACCCGCACGAAGATGAGCAGACTGGAGTCTCCCACGCGGTACTTCCCCTCCGAGACCTTGATCATGGGAAACTGGTCTGGGCAGGTGCAGCGCCCCAAGATCTCCCTCACCTAAGAGGAGAGGCTGGCGGTCAGGGGTCAGGTCCCTCCTCCCTGGGCCTGATGTCAGCAGCTCCAGGGTCAGAAGGAAGTAAATCCTTCTGTAGAGCAGAGGCTCTGATTGTGTCGCCCTGGACTTGAGTGCCGCCTCTGTACTTGACCTTTCACCAGAGCTCCTTCCCTTCTGACTACCGAGAGGGCAGGGAGCCGACCAGGACGAGGTGAGGGACTGCTTCCTTTAAGTCCCTGAGCCCTTGGGGGAGTCCTTACTCACTCCCCCTCACCCATTTCAGAGACGTGAATGTTGAGACCCACAGAGAGGCAGGTTCGGGGAGGAGGCAGGTCTGAGTACAGAGGACCAATGCCATATGGAGGCAGCAGTGCCACGGATACGTGGGGCACTCGCAGACACCACCATGCACACCAGGCCACCAGCCCGGCCAGCACACATGGCCAGCACGTCTGCCCACATGCTCCCCAGGCCAGGAGCTGCCAGGCTGGCTATGCGGGCGGCCCCACCCGCCTCCTCACCCACAGCAGAGCTGCTGAGAAAATGAGCAGGTGGAGCCTCCGGTGAccctggcctggggtggggtggcagcCTCTGCCCACAGCCATCCGGCTGCCCGCCTCCAGGATGGGCACATCCCGTCCTAACCTCCTGATAAGAAGGAAACTCTTGGCCAGGCTGTGGGGGTGTCAGGGACACCTAGGTCccgggaagaggaggagggagctaGAGTCATGGTCTGGCACCTTCTATATGCTCAGCGTAGAGCTCATCCCACAGCTCTTTGACAGGATGTCAGCTCCCAGTAGCATGGCTACtctgtgctgggcttcccagataagTCCCGGGGGAGGAGTAGGGACCCGAAGAGCCCCTGGGAGCTTCCCTGGGTACTCAGGTAGCGCCTACTGTGCGCCAGGCGCCTTGCCCTGGACCATGGGCCCCATTCAACCTCGAGCTCAGTGATGGCGTGAATGCGGCGGTCTAGCAGTTGAGTGCAGGGAGGTGTACTGGAGGGGCTCAAATCCCCAGAATGTAGAACACTCAGCACTTACCTGGGGCATGGTTAGCACCGAGAGGAAACAGGGGGATCATCGTGCCATGGGGCAGTGGAGGCCGAGTTTTCTCACCAGGCCCTGTGACCTCACCCAGCACTTAGCCCTCTCTGCGCCTGCCTAACTCTTTGGGGCCGGGTATCCACTTGGTGCTCAACATACGTACGCTTTCCCCGGGGCAGGCTGTCCTGCAGCCACGAGGACAGGCCGCGGAAGGTTGCCCGCACCACCCTGCCTGCTGGTGCCTGGGTACTGCTAGAATAAGCCCGGCCACCGGGCAGGCGCACTTGCGGACTCACCAGCTCATCGAGGTTGCGCAGGTCGCTGGGCGTCATGCGCGGCCCACGGGCTGGAGCTCCTGGGGTGGCGGCGGTCTCGGTGGTGTCCTCCCCGGCACTGGGGGTGTTGGAGGCCGGGGGCGTGGCGCGCAGCTCCCGCTCAATCTCCTGTTCGAACTGCACGAGGCGAGGGGCCAGCAGGCCGAGGCGGGCGCCGCGCCGCGCCACCTCCAGCAGGCACAACACCACGCTCTTCTCGTTCTTGCGGAGCACCAAGTCCTCCGTCTCGAACATGAGCACTTCGGGCACACCCAGCTCCGCGCGGCACCAGCCGATGAAGGTGGCCACGTTGTCTCGGGCCATGAAGGAGCCGGGCACCACGCTATGGGCCTGGAAGGCCACCCCGCGGGCCGGCCGCGCGGCGGCCATGGCGTGGGCGGCCTCAGTGACAGCGTTGGCATGCTGGCACAGGGTGGTGCCCGTGGCCAGCCCCATCAGGAAGCCATCACCACCGCTGGGCAGACCCAGGCCGTACAAGGCGTTGAGCCACTCGGCCAGGTCCTCCTTCATAGCCTCCACGTAGGCCTCGCTCGAGCGGAACGGCCGCACACTCTTGGCTGCGGAGCCGGCGATGCCCGCCACGGGGTCTGCCATGCCCGGGCCAGCCGAGTCACTGTGGGCAGGGACACGGGTCAGGATGGTTGTGGACCCATTAAGTGCTCAGCACAGGCTAAGCCGCTGACCACCTGCACCTGCTTGTCGGTTCAGACCAAATGCCTGGATTTTGAGAAACTTCTCGCCTCTGTTTACCCGTCTGTGAAATGGATACAATAATAGAACCTTCCTCAGAGGAACTAATGGGATGATTTTTATAAATGACCTCAGTGTCCATAAGTGTTGGCTGCTTGGTTCTTTCGGGAAGAGGGATTGAGAAGACTTGGCTGTGTCCTCCTTCCTGCCCAGGCAGGGAGGCCCCCATCTTACTGCCCCTGTGAGAGGCGAAGAGCTATGCCCGAGAGAGAGTAACCTGCAGCCCTGGACTCAAGAGTAGGAACCCTGGACCCGACCTCAGAGAGGGGTTAGATCAGCTGCTCAGGCCTGGTGGTGATCCCACTTACTCCGGAAAGATCCCAGGTCCTCCCTCAACCCGTTTACCCTAAAGGCCGTGTCATTATAACACCGACAGGCCGGCAGCAGCAGTAAAGCAATTGCAGTGACCGTGGCCAGGGCTAAGCGCGTTGtgatattatctccattttacagatgaggaaactgaggcgcagAGCTCGCTCAAGGTCGCGCAGCAGTGGGTAGCGGAGCTCGGCCCTCCAGCCCCGTGTGGCGGCTCCGGCGGCCGGCCGGGGccaggcccctcctccagggagcctcccTAGCCCGACTGGTGCCTGTGAGCTGGGACTCGGAATGGCTGTCGCCAGCCCTGGCCGTCCTCTGGGCTTCTGCCCAGAGAGGGTGCGgggctgcccaaggtcacacagccccgGGAAGCAGAGGCCCGCGGCTGCCGCCACTGGGTCTGCTTCTCTGTGTGCCGGGCAGAGGGtgctggggagtgggggtgcGGGGTCCCTGCACTCACCTGGCTCATCCCGCGGCCTCGGGGAGCATCGCCCCGGCTGGGCCGGAGCCGGGCGGGCCGCCGAAGGGAGGCGCCGCCCGAGCCGCAGCCGATCCCGGTCCCAACGCCGAGTCCTCCGCGCCCGCCGTCTCAGCCCCGCCTCCCTGGAATTCGGATCCGGCCCGGAGGGGGTGGGCGGGGCCGCGCGCTCTTAAAGGGGCCGCGCTGTTCCTGGGCTGGGACGGGGCTGGAGCCTCCAGACGCGGGGCGGGCCCGGGACCCGGCCCAGCCCTCAACGGAGGCGGGACCGGGTTCCCCGGCGACTCTGCCGGGCCGGAGGTCCCATCCCCAGACCGGGTCCCTTCCCCCTCCTTGGTCTCCTGGGAAGGGGTTTGGGCGTTTTTAGTGGCACCCCCTCCGCAGATGGTGGCCTCCCCTGGTGAGCCGCATGGCCTGTTCCAGAGAGGAACTCAGGAAGAGATAGGGGCCCGGGGCTGCGGAGTCACCTCCGGCGGGCGGGAGTGGACCTCCTTAGGTCCGATAAGTGAGGCCGTCCGGCCTTGGGTGGCTGCTTCCTGCCAGCAGCGCTGGCCTCGGGGATGGGGAGAATGGCTCTGTTTTACCCCCATTCAACCACTGGCTCCTCATCAAATATTCTTTGTTAAACCCTGAAGTTAGGGGAACCCGTTTCTCAAATAAGAACgctgaggggagggcagggaggggactgGCTGAGGCCCCTGTGTCTGAGGCTTCGGCCCCTGCCCTGGACCACCTCTGGCCGCTCTGGTTGGGCACAGAATAAAGGCTGGAGGAGTGGTTCCTGAGGGTTAAGCCTGGCTGGTTTCTTTTCAAACTGCAGAGGAGAGACCTGCCCAGACCAGCGGGAAATCCTGCCCCCTGCTGCGGCTGGGCGGGGACGCCAGGCCTGGCTGGGCAGTAGCCTTGCTGGCCAGGCGGGGTGCTGGGGGGAAGCACCAACAGCAGCCAGTGCTCAGAGCTTTAATTAATAAAACCCCTACTGTACTCTATGGGGGATGCTCTTATGCCCAAACTTGGGCTCAAGTCTGGAGAGGAGCTGGTGGCGCTGGGATTTGACGGATGACTGTTACAGGAATGCCTTCTTTCAAGGATGGGGCATCCGTCGGGTACCTACAGTGTGCTGGACCTCCCAGTGCCAGGCTGCTCATGGGCACCATCTACTGCGTCCTCGCGACCTTTCAGAAGGGGGGGGCTCTCACCTCAATACCCAGATGGTGCAGGTCCCACTCTACCTTCCCAgcaccccttcctccccaccgCCTAGTGAGGAAGGCCCGTGCCTAGATGTGATACAGGCTGACACTTGCTGAGTGCCTACTGAGTGTCAACGACGCTGCAAACCAGGAGCAAAAGACAGAGAACGAAACAGAGCCGGCTATGAGGCTTACAGTCTGGAGAGATGGCCCTTGGGGTGCTGTAGGAACAAGGAGCCAgggagaaggggtggggtgggacaggCTTGTCCTTTTGGTCCAGGGAAcaggaaaggtgagggagggagctGTGTGCATGTCTGGAAGGGCCAGGGTGAAGGTCTAGGTGGGCCTGTGCCTCGTGGGTTGGAGAAAGGGGGAGGGGGCCTGTGAGACTGGAGAGGAGCGAGATGCGGGCGGGGCCTGGGACAGCTGCAGACGGCTCTGTAGAGCTTTGTGGGCCACGCCGCTTTGCACGGACATGGGAGCCACGGAGGGAGTTTGGAACAGGGGAGGGGTGTGACCTGACTTATCCCTGTGGCTAAGGGCAGGGGCCCAGGGGGGAACCAGGTGGTGCCAGTTGGTGAGAGGAGTTGAATTTTGAGGCTGTATTTTGAGGGGAAAGCGGGTAGAATGTACTGGTGAATGAGGTATGGGGGTGAAGACAGAGTCCCAGGTTTCGGGACGCTGATACCTGGGGAGGACAGGTTCGCTACAGACAGGGCCGGGTAAGATTAGGGTGTGGAAACGAATTCCCAAAGTATCCTGTGAGGTATGATGACGCTGTTTGGTATTCTGCTTCTTCATTCTGGGGAGACGGAGGCCCAGAGAGCAAGGGATGTGTGGGGTCAGCAAGCTGTACAGGATTTTGACCCCTGCTTCTATCTGCCCCATGCCCTCCCTGGACGCGGGCAAGTTCAGACTGGACCCAGGCCTGCTGTTGATCACTGGGTGAGATGGTTAAGCTCCCTGAGTGGCGTTTGCAcggtctgtaaaatggga
This genomic window contains:
- the RASL10A gene encoding ras-like protein family member 10A isoform X2 — its product is MTARNAGGAGSLPGLPESQSPSCDPSREGRPGRVGGSGRGGQAVTSSPPPGGSTRCSLLASAAGWGGDSGRRSERRTEGLRRREAAPPPSSCSAAGPARRGGPTSVPRAVAGASSGAAGPRPCLRAARSEWPDPKDWSLQDTDAFVLVYDICSPDSFDYVKALRQRIAETRWR
- the RASL10A gene encoding ras-like protein family member 10A isoform X1 — protein: MGGSLRVAVLGAPGVGKTAIIRQFLFGDYPERHRPTDGPRLYRPAVLLDGAVYDLSIRDGDGAGPGQSPGGQEEWPDPKDWSLQDTDAFVLVYDICSPDSFDYVKALRQRIAETRPAGAPEAPILVVGNKRDRQRLRFGPRRALAALVRRGWRCGYLECSAKYNWHVLRLFRELLHCALVRARPAHPALRLQGALHPARCSLM
- the GAS2L1 gene encoding GAS2-like protein 1, which produces MADPVAGIAGSAAKSVRPFRSSEAYVEAMKEDLAEWLNALYGLGLPSGGDGFLMGLATGTTLCQHANAVTEAAHAMAAARPARGVAFQAHSVVPGSFMARDNVATFIGWCRAELGVPEVLMFETEDLVLRKNEKSVVLCLLEVARRGARLGLLAPRLVQFEQEIERELRATPPASNTPSAGEDTTETAATPGAPARGPRMTPSDLRNLDELVREILGRCTCPDQFPMIKVSEGKYRVGDSSLLIFVRVLRSHVMVRVGGGWDTLEHYLDKHDPCRCSSAAHRPPQPRTRTFSPQRVSPSLSPRAGSPAPGGERRGSRPEVTPIGLRSSKEGPETPLRARDQLPPHPRSRRYSGDSDSSASSAQSGPLGARSEDLGTGPRRERPSRRVTTGTPASPRRPPAPRSQSRDRLDRGRPRGAPGGRGGQLSAPSPARRARSQSREEQTVLLVRRDRDGQHSWVPRGRGSGGSGRSSPRTPRARSPAAPRVPSPSPELSTIPASVFRTPLQLDPKQEQQLFRRLEEEFLANARALEAAAAGGTPSGPAPDPIRAPDPPAPDSAYCSSSSSSSSLSVLGGKCGQPGDSGRMANGLPGARGPALSSSSDEGSPCPGVGGPPDAPGSPLAGPEPLRTWARGRMDTQPDRKPSRIPTPRGPRHPPGPTGSGTWHALRSVSPKTEPDSWM